From a single Bacillus sp. NEB1478 genomic region:
- a CDS encoding glycerophosphodiester phosphodiesterase family protein, with product MIIKNAAFASVLSVGIMGTLFANPSIAYEPSNQVETVAHRGASGYAPENTMAAFQKSVDMKADYIELDVQETKDGKLVVIHDVTLDRTTNGTGYVKDHTLQEIRQLDAGSSFSSKYAGEKVPTFEEVLDKFRGKTGILIELKATYYYPDIEQKVAKALKERQMDLPKNSQIIIQSFEFDAVKKMDELLPAVPDGVLTGNSADLTDEKLAEISAYAEYVNPYQGLINPPIVKKVHDMGMGVMGWTVRKQEEVQPLIDANVDAIITNYPDYVPSH from the coding sequence ATGATCATCAAGAATGCAGCTTTTGCTTCGGTCTTATCTGTTGGTATTATGGGAACTTTATTTGCTAATCCAAGTATTGCTTATGAACCATCTAACCAAGTAGAAACGGTAGCTCATCGTGGTGCTTCGGGCTATGCTCCAGAAAATACGATGGCAGCTTTTCAAAAAAGTGTAGATATGAAAGCTGATTATATTGAACTTGATGTTCAGGAAACAAAAGACGGAAAGCTTGTTGTTATTCATGATGTTACTTTAGATCGAACAACAAACGGAACGGGATATGTAAAAGATCATACTTTACAAGAAATCCGCCAGCTGGATGCGGGGAGTTCTTTTTCATCAAAATATGCTGGTGAAAAAGTGCCAACCTTTGAAGAGGTGCTTGATAAATTTCGGGGCAAAACAGGAATACTTATCGAATTGAAGGCAACTTATTATTATCCTGATATCGAACAAAAAGTAGCCAAAGCATTAAAAGAACGCCAAATGGATTTACCGAAAAACAGCCAGATTATCATCCAGTCCTTTGAATTTGATGCTGTTAAAAAAATGGACGAGCTTCTGCCAGCTGTACCTGATGGAGTTCTCACTGGCAATTCCGCTGACCTTACAGATGAAAAACTCGCAGAGATCTCAGCATATGCGGAATATGTGAATCCGTATCAAGGATTAATCAACCCCCCAATCGTGAAGAAAGTTCATGATATGGGCATGGGTGTTATGGGATGGACAGTACGAAAGCAAGAAGAAGTACAACCCCTTATAGATGCAAATGTAGATGCTATCATTACAAATTATCCGGATTATGTTCCTTCACATTAA
- a CDS encoding Crp/Fnr family transcriptional regulator, which translates to MFLTKGETLFRQGEEGPLFRLEKGLLKIIRIHEDGSQVLLNLIVPGEVIPHHSLTSPKEYNGSAIALLPSEVEKIEPDHWYKSLDEDPKMYKEVAHLLENKLRMMQQRINQMSTLTPEGKVLKLQKWFSSYFPDVSVEKVLTQEEIGQFVGLRRETVNRVLKKMN; encoded by the coding sequence ATGTTCCTAACAAAAGGAGAAACCTTATTTCGTCAAGGAGAAGAAGGGCCTTTATTCAGACTGGAAAAGGGATTATTAAAAATCATACGCATTCATGAAGATGGAAGCCAGGTGCTCTTAAATTTAATTGTACCAGGTGAAGTCATACCGCATCATTCGTTAACGAGCCCAAAAGAGTACAATGGATCGGCAATAGCTTTGCTCCCGTCAGAAGTTGAAAAAATAGAACCGGATCACTGGTATAAGTCACTGGATGAGGATCCAAAAATGTATAAGGAAGTTGCACACCTTCTAGAGAACAAACTGCGAATGATGCAGCAAAGAATCAATCAAATGTCTACACTGACACCTGAGGGTAAAGTGCTAAAACTTCAAAAATGGTTTTCGAGCTATTTTCCGGATGTTTCTGTTGAAAAGGTGCTGACCCAAGAAGAAATTGGCCAGTTTGTAGGATTGAGACGAGAGACTGTAAATCGGGTACTTAAAAAGATGAATTAG